CTGCACCATGCCCTTGGAGTAGCGCCGGATCTGCAGGCCGGCCGTGCGCGACATGCCCACCGAGCCCAGGACCTCCTTCACCCGCGCGTCCAGCTCCTTGCCGCTCAGCCCGACGAGCTGCCCGGCCAGCCGGACGAACTCCTCGCCCGTGAGGTACTCATACGGAGCGGGGTTCTCCGGCAGGAAGCCCACGTTGCGGCGGGCCTCCTTGGAGTTCGGTGGGTGCCCGAAGAGGGTTGCCGTGCCGCTCGTCGCCTGGACGAGGTTCATCAGAATCTTGATGGTGGTGGACTTCCCAGCCCCGTTGGGGCCGAGCAGCCCGTAGACCTGTCCAGGTTCAATGGAGAGGTTGAGGTTCTGGAGAGCCAGCACCCGCTTGTTCATCCAGAACCCCAGTCGATACGTCTTCGACAGGTCCCGTGTCTCGATGGCCAGCGTCGTGGGAGCGCTCATGGGGAGTTCGGTGCGTTGGAGTGGCCCTGCTGTTCCTTCTGCTTTTCCGACTGCTCCATCTTCTTGCGGTAGTCGATGGGCTCCAGGCGCAGGGTGCTGGAATTGGAGGCGCTGCGCCCGTCCTCGCCGATGTAGATGACGCCGCCCATGGGGTCGGTCGGGATGGCGCTCAGGTAGCCCTTCGTCACCAGCTCGGAGAGCGGCGAGGGCAGCCGCCCCTCCTTCTGCTTGAAGGCGACGATGGCGTCGTCGATCTGCACGAGCACTTGCTCGCGCTGGATCTCCTTCACGCGCTCCTCGAAGAGCTGGCGCAGCTCTGGATCTGTCTCGTTGTCCCGGAAGGACTCGGCCAGGGCCAGCGCGGCATCGAAGCGGCGGTTGAACGCCAGCATGCGCGAGGCGATCTCGGGCACGAACTTGTCCACGGTGGGCAGCGTGGCGGCGATGCGCAGGTGCTCCGCGGCGGCCGCGTGCTCACCGAAGAAGTAGCTCAGGTTGTAGGCCAGGTAGAGGCGCAGCGAGGAATCCTGGGGGAAGTTCTTCACGCCCTTCTCGAGGATCTTCCGCGCCTCCTTCGTGTTCACCCAGTTCTCACGGCCGAGGTTCGTGGGGATGGTGTTGCCCGCGAACAGGTAGACCTTGTGGAACTTGGGATCCAGGTCCGTCACCAGGTCCGCGTAATAGAACAGGTCCAGGTAGCGGGTGGCCTCCAGGCTGCTCCCGCCGCGCCCAGCGGCTTGGATGGCCTGGAGCCAGTAGTAGTCCGCGACGAGCGATTGCTGGCCAGCGCCAATGACGCGCAGCAGCTCGATTCGAGGAAGCAGCGGGGCTTGATAGGGGCCGCGAGGCGGGTCGCGCGGCGGTTCCGAGAGGGCTGCCACCGTCCCGAGACCCGCCAGCAGAATCGCCACTGTGACGAGGGGCTTCATTGCTTGGAGGTCCGTACCCTACTGGCAGCGCCCATGGCGTGCCAATGAACATCCAACACGGCAAGGCAGCAGGGCCTTCCCTGCCTAGTCGCAGTTCACGTCGTTGTAGACGTTGAACGGCTCACCTGCGGCGATGTGAACCGCAGCGCCGCCTGTGCTGGGGCAGACAGGCTCGACCGCTCCATCGGAAGAGGCGATGAGCCAGGAGTCCGCTTTGTCCGTCCCCATCGTGTTGTCCACATCCCCAGCGGCGTAGGCGATGAAGTGCCAGACCTGATTATTGCCGGTGGAGTAGACGCCGGGCGTCACCGTCATTCCCGCGGCGTTGGCATCGGGGCCCCAGTCCGCTGTCGCGGCGAGCGTCGGGGTGAAGAGCGGCACCAGCGATGGGTATCGGAACGTGTCCGCCTCGACGCAGTCATCCTGCGGATTGCGCACGGAGTTCTGGGCCGAGCGGGACTCGGCGCTCGCGCAGGAGGCGGCCATGTGGTAGCTGTAGCGGTTGCCCCGCTCGGGAGCAAAGCCTGGCACGCGGATCTGCATGGGCATCTGCGTCAGCGT
Above is a genomic segment from Hyalangium minutum containing:
- a CDS encoding pilus assembly protein; protein product: MKPLVTVAILLAGLGTVAALSEPPRDPPRGPYQAPLLPRIELLRVIGAGQQSLVADYYWLQAIQAAGRGGSSLEATRYLDLFYYADLVTDLDPKFHKVYLFAGNTIPTNLGRENWVNTKEARKILEKGVKNFPQDSSLRLYLAYNLSYFFGEHAAAAEHLRIAATLPTVDKFVPEIASRMLAFNRRFDAALALAESFRDNETDPELRQLFEERVKEIQREQVLVQIDDAIVAFKQKEGRLPSPLSELVTKGYLSAIPTDPMGGVIYIGEDGRSASNSSTLRLEPIDYRKKMEQSEKQKEQQGHSNAPNSP
- a CDS encoding pilin, with product MLAAIAIPNFVRFQARARQAEVSANLKSLYNGMKTLTQMPMQIRVPGFAPERGNRYSYHMAASCASAESRSAQNSVRNPQDDCVEADTFRYPSLVPLFTPTLAATADWGPDANAAGMTVTPGVYSTGNNQVWHFIAYAAGDVDNTMGTDKADSWLIASSDGAVEPVCPSTGGAAVHIAAGEPFNVYNDVNCD